In one Chlamydia sp. BM-2023 genomic region, the following are encoded:
- the lpxC gene encoding UDP-3-O-acyl-N-acetylglucosamine deacetylase has protein sequence MLERAQRTLKREVRYSGVGIHFGKSATLTLEPAKENTGIIFCRSDMLGNHIPALLPNVCNTGRSTTLSSGETVIATVEHLMAALRSSNIDNVVVRCSEEEIPIGDGSSHVFMQLIDDAGVCVQDDKVPIARLSQPVYYQTQDTFLAAFPCDELKISYTLHYPQSPTIGTQYRSFVITEESFRKEIAPCRTFALYNELCFLMDRGLIRGGCLENAVVFKDDGIISRGQLRFSDEPVRHKILDLIGDLSLVGRPFVAHIVAVGSGHSSNIALGRKILEVLQP, from the coding sequence ATGTTAGAACGAGCTCAAAGAACGTTAAAGCGCGAAGTACGTTATTCAGGGGTAGGAATTCACTTTGGAAAATCAGCGACTTTAACTTTAGAACCTGCCAAAGAAAATACCGGAATAATCTTTTGTCGCTCCGATATGCTGGGTAATCATATTCCAGCATTACTTCCTAACGTATGTAATACTGGGCGTAGCACCACGTTGTCTTCAGGGGAGACTGTTATTGCAACAGTTGAGCATCTTATGGCAGCTCTGCGCTCTAGTAACATAGATAACGTGGTTGTCCGTTGTAGCGAGGAAGAAATTCCTATAGGTGATGGAAGTTCGCATGTTTTCATGCAGCTAATAGATGATGCGGGTGTTTGTGTACAAGACGATAAAGTTCCCATTGCGAGACTATCTCAGCCTGTGTACTATCAAACACAAGATACTTTTCTTGCCGCATTTCCTTGTGATGAGCTAAAAATTTCTTACACTTTGCATTATCCTCAAAGTCCTACTATAGGAACGCAATACCGTTCTTTTGTTATCACAGAAGAATCTTTTCGTAAGGAAATAGCTCCTTGTAGAACATTTGCTTTATATAATGAGCTGTGCTTTTTGATGGACAGAGGGCTAATCAGAGGCGGTTGTTTAGAAAATGCTGTGGTTTTTAAAGATGATGGTATTATCAGCCGGGGACAGTTGCGGTTTTCAGATGAGCCTGTGAGGCATAAAATTTTGGATTTGATCGGAGATCTATCTTTAGTGGGTAGGCCGTTTGTCGCTCATATTGTTGCCGTAGGATCGGGGCACTCCTCGAACATTGCCTTAGGTAGAAAGATTTTAGAAGTGCTACAACCCTAA
- the fabZ gene encoding 3-hydroxyacyl-ACP dehydratase FabZ, which yields MKEAPVIKLRELLNLLPHRYPFLLVDKVLSYDLENRSIVAQKNVTINEPFFVGHFPEAPIMPGVLILESLAQAAGVLLGLVLENDRHKRLALFLGIQKAKFRQAVKPGDVLTLSANFSLISSKGGKASARACVGSQIAAEGELSFALVDKESLE from the coding sequence ATGAAAGAGGCGCCTGTAATTAAATTACGAGAATTATTAAACTTACTCCCACATCGTTATCCCTTTTTGCTTGTGGATAAGGTGCTGTCTTACGATTTGGAGAATAGATCTATTGTTGCACAAAAAAATGTAACGATAAACGAACCCTTTTTTGTAGGACATTTTCCTGAAGCGCCCATCATGCCCGGAGTATTGATATTAGAATCTTTAGCGCAAGCAGCTGGAGTTTTGCTAGGCTTAGTTCTAGAAAACGATAGGCATAAGAGATTGGCTTTGTTTTTAGGAATACAAAAAGCAAAGTTTCGTCAGGCGGTGAAGCCAGGCGATGTTCTTACACTAAGTGCTAATTTTTCGTTGATTTCGTCGAAGGGGGGGAAAGCTTCGGCGCGAGCTTGTGTGGGTTCTCAGATTGCTGCTGAGGGAGAACTTAGCTTTGCTCTTGTAGATAAGGAATCTTTAGAGTAA
- the lpxA gene encoding acyl-ACP--UDP-N-acetylglucosamine O-acyltransferase, with protein MTDIHPTAIIEPGAKIGKNVVIEPYVVIKSTVTLCDNVVVKSYAYIDGHTTVGKGTTIWPSAMIGNKPQDLKYRGEKTYVTIGENCEIREFVIITSSTFEGTTVSIGNNCLIMPWAHVAHNCTIGNHVILSNHAQLAGHVLVEDYAIIGGMVGVHQFVRIGAHSMVGALSGIRRDIPPYTIGTGNPYQLGGINKVGLQRRQVPFETRLALIKVFKRVYRSEDSFSEALLEAHEEFGHIPEVQHFIRFCQSPSKRGIERGADDTAFEEEGIEREGVLVEP; from the coding sequence ATGACGGACATTCACCCAACAGCAATTATCGAACCTGGGGCTAAAATCGGAAAGAATGTTGTTATTGAGCCGTATGTTGTTATTAAATCTACGGTAACCCTTTGCGACAACGTAGTTGTCAAATCTTATGCCTATATTGATGGGCATACTACTGTAGGAAAGGGAACAACAATATGGCCATCCGCAATGATAGGTAATAAACCCCAAGATTTAAAATATCGAGGGGAAAAAACCTATGTCACCATTGGTGAAAATTGTGAGATTCGAGAATTTGTTATAATTACTTCGTCTACATTTGAAGGGACAACAGTTTCTATAGGAAATAATTGTCTTATCATGCCTTGGGCCCACGTAGCTCATAACTGTACGATTGGAAATCATGTGATTTTAAGTAATCACGCACAGCTAGCAGGTCATGTTCTCGTAGAAGATTATGCTATTATTGGTGGAATGGTAGGTGTACATCAGTTTGTCCGTATAGGGGCTCATTCGATGGTTGGCGCGCTAAGTGGTATCCGAAGAGATATTCCTCCATACACCATAGGTACTGGAAATCCTTACCAGTTAGGCGGAATTAACAAAGTCGGCCTACAAAGAAGACAAGTGCCTTTCGAAACACGCTTAGCTTTAATCAAAGTATTTAAGAGAGTTTATCGTTCCGAAGACAGCTTTTCAGAAGCTTTGCTAGAAGCTCACGAAGAGTTCGGACATATTCCTGAAGTTCAACATTTCATCCGTTTTTGTCAGTCACCAAGCAAGCGTGGTATAGAACGTGGCGCTGATGACACCGCTTTTGAAGAAGAGGGGATAGAGAGAGAAGGAGTCCTGGTTGAACCTTAA
- the fmt gene encoding methionyl-tRNA formyltransferase, with protein MNLKVIYFGTPQFAATVLEDLLHHDIDVIAVVTRVDKPQKRSSQPIPSPVKTLALSKGIPLLQPEKASDPQFIEQLRAFEADVFIVVAYGAILRQVVLDIPRYGCYNLHAGLLPAYRGAAPIQRCIMDGVTQSGNTVIRMDAGMDTGDIANVSYVPVGPDMTAGELSDALANQGGEILIKTLHQIFQGKICHSPQDNSLASIAPKLSKEEGLVNWDRPAEVVYAQIRGVTPAPGAWTLYSYNDKPKKRLAIRKASLAFAQGTYGSPGDISISDKNELLVACAQGAICLKEIQPEGKSSMDSKTFLNGHSNFELKIFF; from the coding sequence TTGAACCTTAAAGTTATTTATTTTGGCACGCCACAATTCGCTGCTACAGTGCTAGAAGATTTGTTACATCACGATATTGATGTTATCGCTGTTGTTACCCGTGTCGATAAACCTCAGAAACGCTCTTCGCAACCCATTCCCTCTCCAGTCAAGACCTTGGCATTATCCAAAGGCATTCCTCTTTTGCAGCCCGAAAAAGCTTCAGATCCGCAATTTATTGAACAATTGCGCGCCTTCGAGGCCGATGTTTTCATTGTTGTTGCTTATGGAGCAATTTTACGTCAGGTAGTTTTAGATATCCCCCGCTACGGTTGTTATAATTTGCACGCGGGGCTCCTGCCTGCATATCGCGGCGCGGCGCCCATACAACGATGTATTATGGACGGCGTCACGCAGTCTGGGAATACGGTAATTCGCATGGATGCAGGTATGGACACCGGAGACATTGCTAATGTGTCTTATGTTCCTGTAGGCCCCGATATGACCGCTGGTGAGCTTTCTGATGCTCTGGCAAATCAGGGTGGAGAAATTCTAATAAAGACTTTACATCAGATCTTTCAAGGAAAGATTTGTCACTCTCCCCAAGACAACTCTTTAGCTTCGATAGCTCCCAAGTTATCAAAAGAAGAAGGGCTTGTTAATTGGGATCGTCCCGCTGAAGTCGTCTATGCTCAAATACGGGGTGTGACCCCAGCTCCCGGAGCCTGGACACTATATTCCTATAATGATAAGCCCAAAAAACGCTTAGCTATTCGTAAAGCATCTCTTGCTTTTGCTCAAGGTACTTATGGCTCCCCAGGAGACATCAGTATATCAGATAAAAATGAACTACTGGTCGCCTGTGCTCAGGGGGCTATTTGCTTAAAGGAGATTCAGCCTGAAGGCAAAAGTTCTATGGATTCAAAAACTTTTTTGAACGGTCATTCTAATTTTGAATTAAAGATATTTTTTTAA